Proteins found in one Zea mays cultivar B73 chromosome 1, Zm-B73-REFERENCE-NAM-5.0, whole genome shotgun sequence genomic segment:
- the LOC103631623 gene encoding L10-interacting MYB domain-containing protein-like yields MEFFAATGEDDDSIDTSNLPAKQASWELSPQASRSMGVPGAHLQRAAANFNSFDLNSEAPNYGSFTQLVLSPSIPNPDLEFGAGRRGKVAGQHSVSPSHAAAPQKSCRVDTTSVARNPITMGAHGGHHRSVASLRGAKASRLHPEIGSRHGNLGVGASSNVTAPSLADTDHAQDMEDEVVIDAFSNGEHYDKANWNSENTNVFCDLCVEEMRAGNHSNGFLTARAYKNIAEKYFLTTGLRHSRQQFKNRWQALKRMYNFWLWVNKQTGQGSVFDDDAFWESNTKGQSEWKKLRYAPPEWIDQFEIMFQHVAVDGSSACIPGEQIFNKGGCGDKKDVDGRKRVGQSSICATSPQKKTKSPMVRIMKGIWETMQKNAAATQKAVDGDVQSDSIKKAMSLVVECGAPEGSAEHFMASQLFAKSAYRDIFFTLTTKEGRLAWLRRWCQSRNVY; encoded by the exons ATGGAGTTCTTTGCTGCCACTGGTGAGGACGACGACTCCATCGACACTTCCAACCTACCGGCCAAACAAGCATCCTGGGAGTTATCCCCCCAAGCTAGCCGCTCCATGGGTGTCCCTGGAGCTCATCTTCAAAGGGCTGCTGCAAACTTCAATAGCTTCGACCTCAACTCTGAGGCCCCAAACTATGGAAGCTTCACTCAATTAGTTCTTTCTCCATCCATCCCCAATCCAGATCTCGAGTTTGGAGCAGGTCGGCGTGGCAAGGTAGCTGGTCAGCACTCTGTGTCTCCAAGCCATGCTGCGGCACCGCAAAAATCTTGCAGAGTGGACACCACATCTGTTGCTAGAAATCCCATAACCATGGGCGCACATGGCGGGCATCACCGTTCTGTGGCATCTCTTCGTGGTGCCAAGGCGTCCAGACTGCACCCTGAAATTGGTAGCAGGCATGGGAATCTTGGTGTAGGTGCAAGTTCCAATGTCACAGCACCATCCTTGGCAGACACAGACCACGCACAAGACATGGAGGACGAAGTGGTTATCGATGCATTTTCA AATGGGGAGCACTATGACAAGGCTAACTGGAATTCCGAGAACACTAATGTGTTCTGTGACCTGTGTGTTGAGGAGATGCGCGCTGGGAATCATAGCAATGGTTTTCTAACAGCGAGAGCTTACAAAAACATAGCTGAGAAGTACTTCTTGACCACGGGGTTGCGACACTCTAGGCAGCAATTTAAGAATAGGTGGCAAGCCTTGAAGAGAATGTATAATTTCTGGCTGTGGGTGAACAAACAAACAGGTCAAGGCTCTGTTTTTGACGATGACGCATTTTGGGAATCCAATACTAAG GGACAATCCGAGTGGAAGAAGCTTAGGTACGCCCCCCCTGAATGGATCGATCAATTTGAAATCATGTTTCAGCATGTGGCTGTTGATGGATCATCTGCATGTATTCCTGGAGAGCAGATTTTCAATAAAGGTGGTTGTGGTGACAAAAAAGATGTCGATGGCAGAAAAAGAGTTGGGCAAAGCAGCATATGTGCTACCAGTCCACAGAAGAAAACAAAGAGCCCTATGGTGAGGATCATGAAGGGAATATGGGAGACAATGCAAAAGAACGCAGCGGCCACACAGAAGGCAGTGGATGGTGATGTGCAATCAGATTCGATCAAAAAAGCCATGTCCTTGGTTGTAGAGTGCGGAGCACCAGAGGGGAGTGCAGAGCATTTCATGGCCAGCCAGCTGTTTGCGAAATCAGCCTATCGTGACATCTTTTTTACCTTAACAACCAAGGAGGGAAGGCTGGCTTGGTTGAGGAGGTGGTGTCAGTCAAGGAATGTCTATTAG